In one window of Oncorhynchus kisutch isolate 150728-3 linkage group LG16, Okis_V2, whole genome shotgun sequence DNA:
- the LOC109883652 gene encoding zinc finger protein 638-like isoform X1 translates to MSRPLYNPLGDQYSSQAQRSAAQMGQYGLTQSQAGRDPLGASRLGLGSGGGGGSSGQGGMMSSMVAQQMGYDPGQRSTGMTPEMETSIDHHIRGAREEVRLLSQLMQQNKNQQVSLDVQDLRLSRDPMDELSSGGGLGGYTPGRTSSDQQTSMDPWSGFLTQSASSKLFSSTLPQYQSQTSGFGGAGVLGSTSRGSEAPMSASSAASRPARYTSESASSILASFGLSNEDLELLSHYPDDQLTPDNLPFILRDIRIRKANRTMDVDPRPKVGGGPGPGSDHGGGGQSKVIDYEHSRATKYDSYDDGDNSQPDNYSSRNPLPKEKPKYDMVRDSLSGYAGHSMTSDLSKQRTQQQHIHSPAVQSPIPMTDAGSRIGLPPPSSQPQQTLKTHGSSSKATSKPMNIPVRSGDQGLNRLLASQNQSNARGHAQPRSGLVVLGGGAGVGIPGLRVGGVPVGVPPPTTPPIWPSIFPIMNPSIPPPGHVPVTFPPPRIGPMPSMHQQMNLPPPMMMMTKRLPTPTMMSDYSAASPRFFPHTCSLCNIECAQLKNWIEHQNTGLHVENCRLLRKSYPDWNVETVAVSSRNESSQLSSKRRRTTRSASRSSSWSRSPSPLRPFSYHTPSSSTRRPRSRERSRERRHNTTTRRSRSPGSLRGRERERDPPASSSSHRDQERRPQTASSSRRSRSRSYERERARERRETTRRSSLPKSNSAERLAKKLLESSAGLSLTENTSLEVMMQSLAPALLAELAKKKGAAASSSSSKGGASRKTETGISKSGSKLGSGRSSTRKSSSPSKSSSSTSTKVCILSSRRLNETVKTS, encoded by the exons ATGTCCCGTCCCCTATATAACCCCTTAGGGGATCAGTACTCTTCACAGGCCCAGAGATCTGCCGCCCAGATGGGGCAGTACGGACTCACACAATCCCAGGCCGGAAGGGACCCTCTGGGGGCCTCCCGCCTTGGTCTggggtctggtggtggtggtggttcctCCGGCCAGGGAGGCATGATGTCCTCGATGGTGGCCCAGCAGATGGGGTATGACCCGGGGCAGAGATCGACCGGGATGACCCCGGAGATGGAGACCTCCATAGACCACCACATCCGCGGGGCCAGAGAGGAGGTGAGGCTGCTCAGCCAGTTGATGCAGCAGAATAAGAACCAGCAGGTCTCACTGGACGTCCAAGACCTTCGCCTAAGTCGTGACCCCATGGACGAGCTCTCGTCTGGCGGAGGGCTGGGCGGTTACACCCCTGGCCGGACCTCCAGCGACCAGCAAACTTCCATGGACCCCTGGTCTGGCTTCCTGACCCAGTCTGCTTCCTCCAAActcttctcctccacccttcctcaGTACCAAAGCCAAACCTCTGGGTTTGGAGGTGCGGGAGTGCTGGGATCCACCTCCAGAGGTTCCGAGGCCCCCATGAGCGCCTCGTCCGCAGCCTCTCGTCCAGCCCGGTACACGTCCGAGTCCGCCAGCAGCATCCTGGCGAGTTTCGGGTTGTCCAACGAAGACCTGGAGCTCCTCAGCCACTACCCAGACGATCAACTGACCCCAGACAACCTGCCCTTCATCCTCAGAGACATCCGCATCCGTAAGGCCAATAGAACTATGGATGTGGACCCTCGGCCCAAGGTAGGCGGTGGACCTGGCCCAGGGTCCGACCATGGTGGTGGAGGACAGAGCAAAGTGATCGATTACGAACATTCTCGTGCTACTAAATACGACAGTTATGATGATGGTGATAATAGCCAACCCGATAATTACAGCTCGCGTAATCCGCTCCCGAAAGAGAAGCCAAAATATGACATGGTCAGAGACTCGCTGAGCGGGTACGCCGGCCATTCCATGACCTCCGACCTTTCCAAGCAGCGTACCCAACAGCAACACATCCACAGCCCTGCGGTCCAGAGCCCCATCCCCATGACAGACGCAGGCTCTCGCATCGGCCTTCCTCCGCCTTCCAGCCAACCCCAGCAGACCCTCAAAACCCACGGATCATCCTCTAAAGCGACATCCAAGCCCATGAACATCCCTGTCCGCAGCGGAGACCAAGGACTCAACCGACTCCTGGCGTCCCAGAATCAAAGCAACGCTCGGGGCCACGCTCAGCCCCGGTCCGGCCTGGTGGTTCTTGGTGGTGGAGCTGGGGTCGGAATTCCAGGACTCAGGGTTGGAGGTGTCCCGGTCGGGGTTCCTCCTCCCACGACACCCCCCATTTGGCCTTCCATATTCCCCATCATGAACCCGTCAATCCCACCTCCTGGTCATGTCCCAGTGACTTTTCCTCCGCCCCGGATTGGTCCGATGCCTTCCATGCACCAGCAGATGAACCTACCTCccccgatgatgatgatgacgaagaGGTTACCGACCCCGACCATGATGAGCGATTACTCCGCAGCTTCTCCCAGATTCTTTCCTCATACCTGTTCTCTCTGTAACATAGAATGTGCCCAGCTAAAG AACTGGATCGAGCATCAAAACACCGGTCTCCACGTTGAGAATTGCCGTCTACTCAGGAAATC GTATCCCGACTGGAACGTGGAAACTGTCGCTGTATCAAG TAGAAATGAAAGCAGCCAGTTGTCCTCCAAGCGCCGTCGGACAACACGCTCCGCCTCCCGTTCTTCATCCTggtctcgctctccttctcctcttcgcCCCTTCTCCTaccacaccccctcctcctctactcgcCGACCTCGATCCAGGGAACGATCCCGCGAACGtcgacacaacaccaccacccggCGTTCCCGGTCTCCGGGTTCACTtcggggcagggagagagaacgTGACCCTCCGGCCTCGTCGTCTTCCCACCGGGATCAGGAACGTCGACCTCAGACAGCCTCTTCATCCCGGAG GTCACGCTCTAGGAGCTATGagcgggagagagcgagggaacgTCGGGAGACGACGAGGAGGAGCAGCCTGCCGAAGTCTAACAGTGCTGAGAGACTGGCCAAGAAACTACTGGAGTcatctg ctggcctctcccTGACGGAGAACACCAGTCTAGAAGTTATGATGCAGTCCCTCGCCCCTGCCCTCCTGGCAGAGCTCGCCAAGAAGAAGGGAGCCgccgcctcctcttcctcctcgaagGGAGGTGCCTCTCGGAAAACTGAAACGGGAATATCCAAGTCAGGAAGCAAGCTCGGATCTGGAAGGTCATCAACCAGGAAATCGTCCTCTCCCTCCAAGTCATCCAGCTCCACTTCTACCAAGGTGTGTATTTTGTCTTCCAGACGTTTAAATGAAactgttaaaacctcttga
- the LOC109883652 gene encoding zinc finger protein 638-like isoform X2, giving the protein MSRPLYNPLGDQYSSQAQRSAAQMGQYGLTQSQAGRDPLGASRLGLGSGGGGGSSGQGGMMSSMVAQQMGYDPGQRSTGMTPEMETSIDHHIRGAREEVRLLSQLMQQNKNQQVSLDVQDLRLSRDPMDELSSGGGLGGYTPGRTSSDQQTSMDPWSGFLTQSASSKLFSSTLPQYQSQTSGFGGAGVLGSTSRGSEAPMSASSAASRPARYTSESASSILASFGLSNEDLELLSHYPDDQLTPDNLPFILRDIRIRKANRTMDVDPRPKVGGGPGPGSDHGGGGQSKVIDYEHSRATKYDSYDDGDNSQPDNYSSRNPLPKEKPKYDMVRDSLSGYAGHSMTSDLSKQRTQQQHIHSPAVQSPIPMTDAGSRIGLPPPSSQPQQTLKTHGSSSKATSKPMNIPVRSGDQGLNRLLASQNQSNARGHAQPRSGLVVLGGGAGVGIPGLRVGGVPVGVPPPTTPPIWPSIFPIMNPSIPPPGHVPVTFPPPRIGPMPSMHQQMNLPPPMMMMTKRLPTPTMMSDYSAASPRFFPHTCSLCNIECAQLKNWIEHQNTGLHVENCRLLRKSYPDWNVETVAVSRNESSQLSSKRRRTTRSASRSSSWSRSPSPLRPFSYHTPSSSTRRPRSRERSRERRHNTTTRRSRSPGSLRGRERERDPPASSSSHRDQERRPQTASSSRRSRSRSYERERARERRETTRRSSLPKSNSAERLAKKLLESSAGLSLTENTSLEVMMQSLAPALLAELAKKKGAAASSSSSKGGASRKTETGISKSGSKLGSGRSSTRKSSSPSKSSSSTSTKVCILSSRRLNETVKTS; this is encoded by the exons ATGTCCCGTCCCCTATATAACCCCTTAGGGGATCAGTACTCTTCACAGGCCCAGAGATCTGCCGCCCAGATGGGGCAGTACGGACTCACACAATCCCAGGCCGGAAGGGACCCTCTGGGGGCCTCCCGCCTTGGTCTggggtctggtggtggtggtggttcctCCGGCCAGGGAGGCATGATGTCCTCGATGGTGGCCCAGCAGATGGGGTATGACCCGGGGCAGAGATCGACCGGGATGACCCCGGAGATGGAGACCTCCATAGACCACCACATCCGCGGGGCCAGAGAGGAGGTGAGGCTGCTCAGCCAGTTGATGCAGCAGAATAAGAACCAGCAGGTCTCACTGGACGTCCAAGACCTTCGCCTAAGTCGTGACCCCATGGACGAGCTCTCGTCTGGCGGAGGGCTGGGCGGTTACACCCCTGGCCGGACCTCCAGCGACCAGCAAACTTCCATGGACCCCTGGTCTGGCTTCCTGACCCAGTCTGCTTCCTCCAAActcttctcctccacccttcctcaGTACCAAAGCCAAACCTCTGGGTTTGGAGGTGCGGGAGTGCTGGGATCCACCTCCAGAGGTTCCGAGGCCCCCATGAGCGCCTCGTCCGCAGCCTCTCGTCCAGCCCGGTACACGTCCGAGTCCGCCAGCAGCATCCTGGCGAGTTTCGGGTTGTCCAACGAAGACCTGGAGCTCCTCAGCCACTACCCAGACGATCAACTGACCCCAGACAACCTGCCCTTCATCCTCAGAGACATCCGCATCCGTAAGGCCAATAGAACTATGGATGTGGACCCTCGGCCCAAGGTAGGCGGTGGACCTGGCCCAGGGTCCGACCATGGTGGTGGAGGACAGAGCAAAGTGATCGATTACGAACATTCTCGTGCTACTAAATACGACAGTTATGATGATGGTGATAATAGCCAACCCGATAATTACAGCTCGCGTAATCCGCTCCCGAAAGAGAAGCCAAAATATGACATGGTCAGAGACTCGCTGAGCGGGTACGCCGGCCATTCCATGACCTCCGACCTTTCCAAGCAGCGTACCCAACAGCAACACATCCACAGCCCTGCGGTCCAGAGCCCCATCCCCATGACAGACGCAGGCTCTCGCATCGGCCTTCCTCCGCCTTCCAGCCAACCCCAGCAGACCCTCAAAACCCACGGATCATCCTCTAAAGCGACATCCAAGCCCATGAACATCCCTGTCCGCAGCGGAGACCAAGGACTCAACCGACTCCTGGCGTCCCAGAATCAAAGCAACGCTCGGGGCCACGCTCAGCCCCGGTCCGGCCTGGTGGTTCTTGGTGGTGGAGCTGGGGTCGGAATTCCAGGACTCAGGGTTGGAGGTGTCCCGGTCGGGGTTCCTCCTCCCACGACACCCCCCATTTGGCCTTCCATATTCCCCATCATGAACCCGTCAATCCCACCTCCTGGTCATGTCCCAGTGACTTTTCCTCCGCCCCGGATTGGTCCGATGCCTTCCATGCACCAGCAGATGAACCTACCTCccccgatgatgatgatgacgaagaGGTTACCGACCCCGACCATGATGAGCGATTACTCCGCAGCTTCTCCCAGATTCTTTCCTCATACCTGTTCTCTCTGTAACATAGAATGTGCCCAGCTAAAG AACTGGATCGAGCATCAAAACACCGGTCTCCACGTTGAGAATTGCCGTCTACTCAGGAAATC GTATCCCGACTGGAACGTGGAAACTGTCGCTGTATCAAG AAATGAAAGCAGCCAGTTGTCCTCCAAGCGCCGTCGGACAACACGCTCCGCCTCCCGTTCTTCATCCTggtctcgctctccttctcctcttcgcCCCTTCTCCTaccacaccccctcctcctctactcgcCGACCTCGATCCAGGGAACGATCCCGCGAACGtcgacacaacaccaccacccggCGTTCCCGGTCTCCGGGTTCACTtcggggcagggagagagaacgTGACCCTCCGGCCTCGTCGTCTTCCCACCGGGATCAGGAACGTCGACCTCAGACAGCCTCTTCATCCCGGAG GTCACGCTCTAGGAGCTATGagcgggagagagcgagggaacgTCGGGAGACGACGAGGAGGAGCAGCCTGCCGAAGTCTAACAGTGCTGAGAGACTGGCCAAGAAACTACTGGAGTcatctg ctggcctctcccTGACGGAGAACACCAGTCTAGAAGTTATGATGCAGTCCCTCGCCCCTGCCCTCCTGGCAGAGCTCGCCAAGAAGAAGGGAGCCgccgcctcctcttcctcctcgaagGGAGGTGCCTCTCGGAAAACTGAAACGGGAATATCCAAGTCAGGAAGCAAGCTCGGATCTGGAAGGTCATCAACCAGGAAATCGTCCTCTCCCTCCAAGTCATCCAGCTCCACTTCTACCAAGGTGTGTATTTTGTCTTCCAGACGTTTAAATGAAactgttaaaacctcttga
- the LOC109883650 gene encoding neurofilament heavy polypeptide: MEREQKSFAMLTNYTESPPKLLDCPLTFMLTRPDTNLLQEGVYTTLKGLTTTDPTLKERLLIVSNVPTGTAAAQEVHNLVKRFGSYLDSLSLINRIYFEMESSSVAKTVCLHFQKSPSVVQNNPLKFNLLVKDQQAPQPPAQKTSVVSTKAKKKPIKGKKPVAKDVTTPVKPVTPTTTSTNATVSSSQPVAVATKQPGDDVIVAEAKQPGSDVVVMNSDGKATVAESGGKEGGISSTKDGKKKNAHPPKEDGGMKTEEEAKGNKEDTATVDIVVSASLPTVAVSAPEEEVAMETQSTDCVASTNEVASEPEQVLAAVPQQGSDVIALASETVMTVATTEPCLISAVEGSDNVANPVDSDTVAAFVPAQTPAPVPVELNVEDKPQDFPPVTEEILKALEAAVHQHRMGRLAEEQAKQEHNQGEGIQAKPLPNQESPAAGETAERKTPAESEEKTGEKETAKKEEPRPEKSQPDKKTTDTKKTPSGSGQPDHKKTTDTKKTPSGSGKPDHKNGKTEASGGRGQRLSPERRDSSRHRSSRAPSEEEQDPSTSRQGNSSSSSSGSRRSSRHDGSPAKKKGRKEEEDERSKSLGSSSKTTLSSRSRSKDTYAGDEFTSDVIPDEANSFDLDQFNMDQFVTVDEVEGDEAENTSPPQSFSSPSHKTQDKASERSKRSSKRRRGTPDTPSPKSSLEHKETPTSSSSTPPAQKTPRKAAAKKAAAKPQPPATSGRKTRSSAAVVEAAETQEAADDNTSIADTEAEPVPLETRSQSEEVVVTKGCETEDVVPSSHHKMSVLDTALTDNKEEKSAVSESDMETTAEKPPELEGSEETTQAEKSSSILGTEAQDGACPLELGLTHPSASAKERNLQKALQLQEVETVSGHQVPQSLIDKVPDDGDFQILDEAVDDDTPRDGEEGTQEQSGSLSLGYQAPAASESTGSRVPQATLEEHEEISNDEEEESAFQILDSLEDSEDNMADSSLAGQGGRRDSLPREMEGFQILDSVDDQTETTQVLDNHTTDSKCQGGSKPLKGGKKTPQRRGKRRLRR; the protein is encoded by the exons atggagagagaacagaagagctTTGCTATGTTGACCAACTACACAGAGTCTCCTCCTAAACTACTAGACTGTCCCCTCACCTTCATGCTGACCCGCCCTGATACAAACCtcctccag GAGGGTGTGTACACCACTCTGAAGGGCCTCACCACTACG GATCCAACGTTGAAGGAACGTCTTCTGATTGTCAGTAACGTCCCCACAGGGACTGCAGCAGCCCAGGAGGTTCACAACCTCGTCAAACGCTTCGGCTCCTACCTCGACTCGCTGTCTCTGATCAACAGG ATCTATTTTGAGATGGAATCGTCGTCGGTGGCGAAGACCGTGTGTCTTCATTTCCAGAAGTCCCCCAGTGTAGTTCAGAACAACCCTCTGAAGTTCAACTTGCTGGTCAAGGATCAACAGGCACCGCAGCCCCCAGCCCAGAAGACATCTGTTGTCAG CACCAAAGCCAAGAAGAAACCAATCAAAGGCAAGAAGCCTGTAGCTAAAGATGTCACAACCCCAGTTAAACCTGTTACTCCCACTACTACCAGCACCAATGCTACAGTCTCATCCTCTCAGCCTGTTGCCGTGGCGACCAAGCAACCGGGTGACGACGTCATCGTCGCGGAGGCCAAGCAACCAGGAAGTGACGTCGTGGTGATGAATTCCGACGGAAAGGCAACGGTGGCGGAGTCTGGAGGGAAAGAGGGTGGGATTTCCTCGACAAAAGATGGGAAGAAGAAGAACGCTCATCCTCCcaaagaggatggagggatgaaaactGAGGAGGAGGCAAAAGGAAACAAGGAAGACACTGCGACCGTCGACATTGTCGTTTCCGCCTCGTTACCTACGGTTGCCGTATCCGCTCCCGAGGAAGAGGTCGCCATGGAAACCCAGAGCACCGACTGCGTCGCCTCGACCAATGAGGTTGCATCAGAACCCGAACAGGTTCTAGCTGCGGTCCCACAACAGGGCAGTGATGTCATTGCGTTGGCTAGTGAAACCGTGATGACTGTGGCCACAACAGAACCTTGTTTGATCTCCGCTGTGGAGGGATCTGATAACGTGGCCAATCCCGTCGACTCTGACACCGTTGCTGCCTTTGTACCGGCACAAACACCGGCTCCTGTCCCGGTAGAGTTAAATGTTGAAGACAAACCTCAGGACTTTCCTCCGGTCACCGAGGAGATCCTCAAGGCCCTGGAGGCAGCGGTGCACCAACACCGTATGGGGAGACTGGCGGAGGAACAGGCGAAACAGGAACACAACCAGGGAGAGGGGATCCAGGCCAAGCCTCTACCCAACCAGGAGAGCCCTGCAGCTGGGGAGACGGCGGAGAGAAAGACCCCGGCTGAGTCAGAAGAGAAGACTGGGGAGAAAGAGACGGCGAAGAAAGAGGAGCCACGACCAGAGAAGTCACAGCCGGACAAGAAGACCACCGACACGAAGAAGACACCTTCAGGATCTGGCCAACCAGACCACAAGAAGACCACCGACACGAAGAAGACACCTTCAGGATCTGGCAAACCAGACCACAAGAAT GGGAAGACCGAGGCTTCCGGAGGGAGAGGCCAGCGCctctccccagaaaggagagactctTCAAGGCATAGAAGCAGCCGGGCTCCTTCCGAAGAGGAGCAGGATCCTTCGACGTCTAGACAGGgtaactcctctagctcctctTCTGGCTCCCGCAGGAGCAGCAGACACGACGGCAGCCCCGCCAAGAAGAaggggaggaaagaagaggaagacgagaGGAGCAAG AGCCTCGGTAGCAGCAGTAAAACGACCCTCTCCTCTAGGAGCAGGTCTAAAGACACG TACGCGGGAGATGAGTTTACATCTGACGTCATCCCCGATGAAGCCAACTCCTTCGATCTGGACCAGTTCAACATGGACCAGTTTGTTACTGTGGACGAGGTGGAAGGTGATGAGGCTGAGAACACCAGCCCACCGCAGTCATTCTCATCTCCGTCGCACAAGACACAAGATAAGGCCTCGGAAAGGTCAAAACGATCGTCCAAACGCAGGAGGGGTACCCCAGATACCCCATCTCCGAAATCTAGCCTGGAGCACAAGGAGACACCCacgtcctcctcctctaccccccctgCTCAGAAGACTCCACGAAAAGCCGCAGCAAAAAAGGCAGCAGCTAAACCTCAACCACCTGCCACCTCTGGACGCAAGACCAGGTCATCAGCAGCTGTTGTAGAAGCCGCAGAAACCCAGGAAGCTGCCGACGACAACACCAGCATAGCCGATACGGAGGCGGAGCCTGTTCCCTTGGAGACTCGGTCTCAGTCGGAAGAGGTTGTCGTCACTAAGGGATGTGAGACGGAGGATGTAGTACCGTCATCCCACCACAAGATGTCAGTGTTGGACACTGCATTGACCGACAACAAGGAAGAGAAAAGTGCTGTGTCAGAAAGCGATATGGAGACGACCGCTGAAAAACCTCCAGAGCTAGAGGGGAGCGAGGAGACGACCCAGGCTGAAAAAAGTTCCTCGATTCTGGGTACCGAGGCTCAGGATGGAGCCTGTCCCCTGGAGCTTGGTCTGACCCATCCGTCTGCCTCAGCCAAGGAGCGAAACCTTCAGAAGGCCCTGCAACTACAAGAGGTGGAGACGGTGTCGGGTCACCAGGTGCCTCAATCACTTATTGATAAAGTACCTGATGATGGTGATTTCCAGATACTCGACGAAGCTGTGGACGATGACACACCTAGAGACGGAGAAGAGGGCACTCAAGAACAGTCTGGATCTCTATCTCTGGGTTACCAGGCGCCTGCAGCCTCCGAATCTACAGGTTCCCGGGTGCCTCAAGCTACACTAGAGGAACACGAAGAGATCTCCAACGACGAAGAAGAAGAATCTGCTTTCCAGATCCTCGACTCTCTCGAAGACTCTGAAGACAACATGGCCGACTCCTCTCTCGCAGGCCAAGGAGGCCGAAGAGATTCTCtacccagagagatggaggggttccAGATCCTAGATTCAGTCGACGATCAGACGGAAACGACCCAAGTTCTGGACAACCATACGACTGACTCTAAATGTCAGGGGGGCTCCAAGCCTCTAAAGGGGGGTAAGAAGACACCCCAAAGAAGGGGAAAAAGGAGATTAAGAAGGTGA